The Alosa sapidissima isolate fAloSap1 chromosome 8, fAloSap1.pri, whole genome shotgun sequence genome contains a region encoding:
- the ulk1a gene encoding serine/threonine-protein kinase ULK1a isoform X1 has translation METLGKFEFNRKDLIGHGAFAVVFRGRHKKRHDLEVAVKCINKKNLAKSQSLLGKEIKILKELKHENIVGLLDFQEISGCVYLVMEYCNGGDLAEYLQAKGSLREDTIRLFLQQIAGAMSVLRSKGIIHRDLKPQNILLAYNTSRRASPSNVCIKLADFGFARYLQGNTMAATLCGSPMYMAPEVIMSQNYDAKADLWSVGTIVYQCLTGKAPFQASSPQELRLFYERNRNLTPSIPRETSGPLRQLLLGLLQRSHKDRIDFDEFFHHPFLEAGSSAKKSSPVPMPSPYPSTGSGSSSSNSSTPHLTPTQSDAETQRPGRLLLPTTPPSPDSLLKDYTSSELEDYVMVPAQFTSEIVCDAAGGQPTDSLMHSGSFLLAAGACAGRTPPPSPSLRTSPRPVRPAELCGSSYSQSVPIPVPTQIHNYQRMEQNLHSPSRTALPMQHCCGKAGSPSPVTSEGEAAPIYRKLSTGVCRPNQPSPLVGTIPERPDQSSPRGTRTGMQGRDLSPQYKIQTRVSVERHTDLGTDAPLSHRKRSHRQSPDPTVPKFDLHRRPSSQNLLGPRIRTVPNLKELEGGQGTVPTLTRHAVDRRESVKRSMSTGRLSDMLLKAVFGAQLDRGSTDSLNMERPMDTTGVGGSPSRAIFTVGSPGSAPSPPLTSRPRLLTVGSTSPVSADWTYGVRQAQAGVQGDGCDCNMGPLSRGVAFEPPELPEETLMEQEHTEALGHLRFILAFSHCIMEIAAAKDSGIETCDAPDASFLEQSVVADQISLLSREWSYAEQLVLYMKSAELLSSVIHTAMEDIKQGKLYASCSVKQVVRKLNELYKSSVSSSRSLNARLQLFFTTKQRLMDRINSITAEKLIYAHTVNMVQSTALDEMFHQGEASVERYHKALLLMEGLTFIITEPADIHNIDKCKQCIQRRLSALQPGTYV, from the exons ATGGAGACTCTTGGAAAGTTTGAGTTTAACAGGAAAGACTTGATCGGACATGGTGCCTTCGCAGTTGTGTTTAGAGGAAGACATAAGAAG AGGCATGATCTGGAGGTTGCCGTGAAGTGCATAAACAAAAAGAACTTGGCAAAATCACAGTCACTTTTGGGAAAAGAGATCAAAATATTAAAA GAGCTGAAACATGAGAACATCGTTGGTCTTCTTGACtttcag GAGATTTCGGGCTGTGTGTATCTTGTCATGGAG TACTGCAATGGAGGTGACCTGGCAGAGTATCTGCAGG CAAAGGGCTCCCTTCGAGAGGACACCATTCGCCTGTTCCTGCAGCAGATCGCTGGGGCCATGAGTGTGCTCCGGAGCAAAGGCATCATCCACCGAGACCTGAAGCCGCAGAACATCTTGCTGGCCTACAACACCAGCCGCAGGGCCAGCCCCAGCAACGTGTGCATCAAGCTAG CTGATTTTGGCTTTGCCCGATATCTTCAGGGTAACACCATGGCTGCCACTCTTTGCGGCTCTCCTATGTACATG gCTCCAGAAGTGATCATGTCTCAGAATTATGATGCTAAAGCCGACCTCTGGAGCGtgggcacaattgtctatcaGTGCTTGACCGGCAAGGCACCCTTCCAG GCCAGCAGTCCACAAGAACTCCGCCTGTTCTACGAACGGAACCGGAACCTGACCCCTAG CATCCCCCGGGAGACGTCTGGACCACTGAGACAGCTGTTGCTGGGGCTGCTGCAGAGAAGCCATAAGGACCGCATTGACTTTG ATGAGTTTTTCCATCATCCGTTTCTGGAGGCAGGCTCCTCAGCTAAGAAAT caTCTCCAGTGCCCATGCCATCCCCATACCCCAGCACTGGCTctgggagcagcagcagcaactccTCCACTCCACATCTAACACCAACTCAG TCGGACGCAGAGACCCAGAGGCCCGGCCGTCTCCTCCTCCCCACCACGCCGCCTTCCCCTGACTCCCTGCTGAAAGACTACACCTCCTCTGAGCTGGAGGACTACGTCATGGTTCCTGCACAGTTCACCA GTGAAATTGTGTGTGATGCAGCAGGAGGCCAACCTACTGACAGTCTAATGCACAGCGG TAGTTTCCTGTTGGCTGCCGGAGCTTGTGCAGGCAGgactcctcccccctctccttcctTACGCACCTCTCCACGCCCTGTCAG GCCTGCTGAGTTATGTGGCAGTAGTTACAGCCAGTCTGTTCCCATCCCTGTGCCCACTCAGATTCACAACTACCAGCGTATGGAGCAGAACCTGCACAGCCCCTCCAG GACTGCATTACCCATGCAGCACTGCTGTGGCAAAGCAGGAAGTCCCTCTCCTGTCACCTCAGAGGGAGAAGCTGCACCCATCTACAGGAAGCTGTCAACCGGGGTCTGTCGGCCTAACCAGCCCTCACCACTGG TTGGCACCATCCCTGAGAGACCTGATCAGTCTTCTCCTCGGGGCACGCGGACTGGCATGCAGGGGCGAG ACCTGAGCCCTCAGTACAAAATTCAGACCCGGGTGTCGGTCGAGCGCCACACAGACCTGGGAACAGATGCCCCTCTGAGTCACAGGAAGAGATCCCACAGGCAAAGCCCGGACCCCACTGTGCCTAAA TTTGACCTCCACAGACGGCCCAGTTCCCAGAATCTCCTGGGGCCCCGCATCCGCACTGTGCCCAACCTAAAGGAGCTGGAGGGCGGCCAGGGCACCGTGCCCACTCTCACCCGACACGCTGTGGACAGGAGAGAGTCTGTGAagag ATCGATGAGCACAGGCCGCCTGTCAGATATGTTGCTGAAGGCTGTGTTTGGAGCACAGCTAGACCGTGGCAGCACAGACAGCCTTAATATGGAGAGACCTATGGAcacaacag GGGTTGGAGGGAGTCCCTCACGGGCCATCTTCACAGTGGGCTCCCCAGGCTctgccccctctcctccactgacCAGCAGGCCCAGACTCTTAACCG TGGGCTCCACCAGCCCGGTGAGCGCAGACTGGACCTACGGGGTTCGTCAGGCCCAGGCTGGAGTGCAGGGGGACGGCTGCGACTGCAACATGGGCCCCCTGAGCAGAGGCGTCGCCTTTGAGCCCCCAGAGCTGCCGGAGGAGACTCTCATGGAG CAGGAACACACGGAGGCACTAGGCCATCTCCGCTTCATCCTGGCCTTCTCCCACTGCATCATGGAGATCGCGGCTGCAAAGGACTCTGGGATTGAGACGTGCGATGCCCCAGACGCCTCGTTCCTGGAACAGAGCGTAGTGGCTGACCAGATCAGCTTGCTGAGCCGCGAATGGAG CTATGCTGAGCAGCTGGTCCTGTATATGAAGAGTGCTGAACTGCTGTCATCTGTTATACATACTGCGATGGAGGACATCAAGCAGGGCAAACTCTACGCCTCCTGCTCCGTCAAACAGG TGGTGCGTAAGCTGAACGAGCTGTACAAGTCTAGTGTGAgttcctctcgctctctcaacgCCCGGCTGCAGCTCTTCTTCACCACCAAACAGAGGCTCATGGACCGCATCAACAGCATCACGGCCGAGAAGCTCATCTACGCCCACACAGTGAACATG GTCCAGTCCACAGCCCTTGATGAGATGTTTCACCAGGGCGAGGCCTCGGTGGAGCGCTACCACAAAGCCCTGCTACTGATGGAGGGGCTCACCTTCATCATCACAGAACCAGCAGACATACACAACATTGACAAGT GTAAACAGTGCATACAAAGGCGCCTCTCTGCCCTGCAGCCTGGCACATACGTGTGA
- the ulk1a gene encoding serine/threonine-protein kinase ULK1a isoform X3: MEYCNGGDLAEYLQAKGSLREDTIRLFLQQIAGAMSVLRSKGIIHRDLKPQNILLAYNTSRRASPSNVCIKLADFGFARYLQGNTMAATLCGSPMYMAPEVIMSQNYDAKADLWSVGTIVYQCLTGKAPFQASSPQELRLFYERNRNLTPSIPRETSGPLRQLLLGLLQRSHKDRIDFDEFFHHPFLEAGSSAKKSSPVPMPSPYPSTGSGSSSSNSSTPHLTPTQSDAETQRPGRLLLPTTPPSPDSLLKDYTSSELEDYVMVPAQFTSEIVCDAAGGQPTDSLMHSGSFLLAAGACAGRTPPPSPSLRTSPRPVRPAELCGSSYSQSVPIPVPTQIHNYQRMEQNLHSPSRTALPMQHCCGKAGSPSPVTSEGEAAPIYRKLSTGVCRPNQPSPLVGTIPERPDQSSPRGTRTGMQGRDLSPQYKIQTRVSVERHTDLGTDAPLSHRKRSHRQSPDPTVPKFDLHRRPSSQNLLGPRIRTVPNLKELEGGQGTVPTLTRHAVDRRESVKRSMSTGRLSDMLLKAVFGAQLDRGSTDSLNMERPMDTTGVGGSPSRAIFTVGSPGSAPSPPLTSRPRLLTVGSTSPVSADWTYGVRQAQAGVQGDGCDCNMGPLSRGVAFEPPELPEETLMEQEHTEALGHLRFILAFSHCIMEIAAAKDSGIETCDAPDASFLEQSVVADQISLLSREWSYAEQLVLYMKSAELLSSVIHTAMEDIKQGKLYASCSVKQVVRKLNELYKSSVSSSRSLNARLQLFFTTKQRLMDRINSITAEKLIYAHTVNMVQSTALDEMFHQGEASVERYHKALLLMEGLTFIITEPADIHNIDKCKQCIQRRLSALQPGTYV, translated from the exons ATGGAG TACTGCAATGGAGGTGACCTGGCAGAGTATCTGCAGG CAAAGGGCTCCCTTCGAGAGGACACCATTCGCCTGTTCCTGCAGCAGATCGCTGGGGCCATGAGTGTGCTCCGGAGCAAAGGCATCATCCACCGAGACCTGAAGCCGCAGAACATCTTGCTGGCCTACAACACCAGCCGCAGGGCCAGCCCCAGCAACGTGTGCATCAAGCTAG CTGATTTTGGCTTTGCCCGATATCTTCAGGGTAACACCATGGCTGCCACTCTTTGCGGCTCTCCTATGTACATG gCTCCAGAAGTGATCATGTCTCAGAATTATGATGCTAAAGCCGACCTCTGGAGCGtgggcacaattgtctatcaGTGCTTGACCGGCAAGGCACCCTTCCAG GCCAGCAGTCCACAAGAACTCCGCCTGTTCTACGAACGGAACCGGAACCTGACCCCTAG CATCCCCCGGGAGACGTCTGGACCACTGAGACAGCTGTTGCTGGGGCTGCTGCAGAGAAGCCATAAGGACCGCATTGACTTTG ATGAGTTTTTCCATCATCCGTTTCTGGAGGCAGGCTCCTCAGCTAAGAAAT caTCTCCAGTGCCCATGCCATCCCCATACCCCAGCACTGGCTctgggagcagcagcagcaactccTCCACTCCACATCTAACACCAACTCAG TCGGACGCAGAGACCCAGAGGCCCGGCCGTCTCCTCCTCCCCACCACGCCGCCTTCCCCTGACTCCCTGCTGAAAGACTACACCTCCTCTGAGCTGGAGGACTACGTCATGGTTCCTGCACAGTTCACCA GTGAAATTGTGTGTGATGCAGCAGGAGGCCAACCTACTGACAGTCTAATGCACAGCGG TAGTTTCCTGTTGGCTGCCGGAGCTTGTGCAGGCAGgactcctcccccctctccttcctTACGCACCTCTCCACGCCCTGTCAG GCCTGCTGAGTTATGTGGCAGTAGTTACAGCCAGTCTGTTCCCATCCCTGTGCCCACTCAGATTCACAACTACCAGCGTATGGAGCAGAACCTGCACAGCCCCTCCAG GACTGCATTACCCATGCAGCACTGCTGTGGCAAAGCAGGAAGTCCCTCTCCTGTCACCTCAGAGGGAGAAGCTGCACCCATCTACAGGAAGCTGTCAACCGGGGTCTGTCGGCCTAACCAGCCCTCACCACTGG TTGGCACCATCCCTGAGAGACCTGATCAGTCTTCTCCTCGGGGCACGCGGACTGGCATGCAGGGGCGAG ACCTGAGCCCTCAGTACAAAATTCAGACCCGGGTGTCGGTCGAGCGCCACACAGACCTGGGAACAGATGCCCCTCTGAGTCACAGGAAGAGATCCCACAGGCAAAGCCCGGACCCCACTGTGCCTAAA TTTGACCTCCACAGACGGCCCAGTTCCCAGAATCTCCTGGGGCCCCGCATCCGCACTGTGCCCAACCTAAAGGAGCTGGAGGGCGGCCAGGGCACCGTGCCCACTCTCACCCGACACGCTGTGGACAGGAGAGAGTCTGTGAagag ATCGATGAGCACAGGCCGCCTGTCAGATATGTTGCTGAAGGCTGTGTTTGGAGCACAGCTAGACCGTGGCAGCACAGACAGCCTTAATATGGAGAGACCTATGGAcacaacag GGGTTGGAGGGAGTCCCTCACGGGCCATCTTCACAGTGGGCTCCCCAGGCTctgccccctctcctccactgacCAGCAGGCCCAGACTCTTAACCG TGGGCTCCACCAGCCCGGTGAGCGCAGACTGGACCTACGGGGTTCGTCAGGCCCAGGCTGGAGTGCAGGGGGACGGCTGCGACTGCAACATGGGCCCCCTGAGCAGAGGCGTCGCCTTTGAGCCCCCAGAGCTGCCGGAGGAGACTCTCATGGAG CAGGAACACACGGAGGCACTAGGCCATCTCCGCTTCATCCTGGCCTTCTCCCACTGCATCATGGAGATCGCGGCTGCAAAGGACTCTGGGATTGAGACGTGCGATGCCCCAGACGCCTCGTTCCTGGAACAGAGCGTAGTGGCTGACCAGATCAGCTTGCTGAGCCGCGAATGGAG CTATGCTGAGCAGCTGGTCCTGTATATGAAGAGTGCTGAACTGCTGTCATCTGTTATACATACTGCGATGGAGGACATCAAGCAGGGCAAACTCTACGCCTCCTGCTCCGTCAAACAGG TGGTGCGTAAGCTGAACGAGCTGTACAAGTCTAGTGTGAgttcctctcgctctctcaacgCCCGGCTGCAGCTCTTCTTCACCACCAAACAGAGGCTCATGGACCGCATCAACAGCATCACGGCCGAGAAGCTCATCTACGCCCACACAGTGAACATG GTCCAGTCCACAGCCCTTGATGAGATGTTTCACCAGGGCGAGGCCTCGGTGGAGCGCTACCACAAAGCCCTGCTACTGATGGAGGGGCTCACCTTCATCATCACAGAACCAGCAGACATACACAACATTGACAAGT GTAAACAGTGCATACAAAGGCGCCTCTCTGCCCTGCAGCCTGGCACATACGTGTGA
- the ulk1a gene encoding serine/threonine-protein kinase ULK1a isoform X2: protein METLGKFEFNRKDLIGHGAFAVVFRGRHKKRHDLEVAVKCINKKNLAKSQSLLGKEIKILKELKHENIVGLLDFQEISGCVYLVMEYCNGGDLAEYLQAKGSLREDTIRLFLQQIAGAMSVLRSKGIIHRDLKPQNILLAYNTSRRASPSNVCIKLADFGFARYLQGNTMAATLCGSPMYMAPEVIMSQNYDAKADLWSVGTIVYQCLTGKAPFQASSPQELRLFYERNRNLTPSIPRETSGPLRQLLLGLLQRSHKDRIDFDEFFHHPFLEAGSSAKKSSPVPMPSPYPSTGSGSSSSNSSTPHLTPTQSDAETQRPGRLLLPTTPPSPDSLLKDYTSSELEDYVMVPAQFTSEIVCDAAGGQPTDSLMHSGFLLAAGACAGRTPPPSPSLRTSPRPVRPAELCGSSYSQSVPIPVPTQIHNYQRMEQNLHSPSRTALPMQHCCGKAGSPSPVTSEGEAAPIYRKLSTGVCRPNQPSPLVGTIPERPDQSSPRGTRTGMQGRDLSPQYKIQTRVSVERHTDLGTDAPLSHRKRSHRQSPDPTVPKFDLHRRPSSQNLLGPRIRTVPNLKELEGGQGTVPTLTRHAVDRRESVKRSMSTGRLSDMLLKAVFGAQLDRGSTDSLNMERPMDTTGVGGSPSRAIFTVGSPGSAPSPPLTSRPRLLTVGSTSPVSADWTYGVRQAQAGVQGDGCDCNMGPLSRGVAFEPPELPEETLMEQEHTEALGHLRFILAFSHCIMEIAAAKDSGIETCDAPDASFLEQSVVADQISLLSREWSYAEQLVLYMKSAELLSSVIHTAMEDIKQGKLYASCSVKQVVRKLNELYKSSVSSSRSLNARLQLFFTTKQRLMDRINSITAEKLIYAHTVNMVQSTALDEMFHQGEASVERYHKALLLMEGLTFIITEPADIHNIDKCKQCIQRRLSALQPGTYV from the exons ATGGAGACTCTTGGAAAGTTTGAGTTTAACAGGAAAGACTTGATCGGACATGGTGCCTTCGCAGTTGTGTTTAGAGGAAGACATAAGAAG AGGCATGATCTGGAGGTTGCCGTGAAGTGCATAAACAAAAAGAACTTGGCAAAATCACAGTCACTTTTGGGAAAAGAGATCAAAATATTAAAA GAGCTGAAACATGAGAACATCGTTGGTCTTCTTGACtttcag GAGATTTCGGGCTGTGTGTATCTTGTCATGGAG TACTGCAATGGAGGTGACCTGGCAGAGTATCTGCAGG CAAAGGGCTCCCTTCGAGAGGACACCATTCGCCTGTTCCTGCAGCAGATCGCTGGGGCCATGAGTGTGCTCCGGAGCAAAGGCATCATCCACCGAGACCTGAAGCCGCAGAACATCTTGCTGGCCTACAACACCAGCCGCAGGGCCAGCCCCAGCAACGTGTGCATCAAGCTAG CTGATTTTGGCTTTGCCCGATATCTTCAGGGTAACACCATGGCTGCCACTCTTTGCGGCTCTCCTATGTACATG gCTCCAGAAGTGATCATGTCTCAGAATTATGATGCTAAAGCCGACCTCTGGAGCGtgggcacaattgtctatcaGTGCTTGACCGGCAAGGCACCCTTCCAG GCCAGCAGTCCACAAGAACTCCGCCTGTTCTACGAACGGAACCGGAACCTGACCCCTAG CATCCCCCGGGAGACGTCTGGACCACTGAGACAGCTGTTGCTGGGGCTGCTGCAGAGAAGCCATAAGGACCGCATTGACTTTG ATGAGTTTTTCCATCATCCGTTTCTGGAGGCAGGCTCCTCAGCTAAGAAAT caTCTCCAGTGCCCATGCCATCCCCATACCCCAGCACTGGCTctgggagcagcagcagcaactccTCCACTCCACATCTAACACCAACTCAG TCGGACGCAGAGACCCAGAGGCCCGGCCGTCTCCTCCTCCCCACCACGCCGCCTTCCCCTGACTCCCTGCTGAAAGACTACACCTCCTCTGAGCTGGAGGACTACGTCATGGTTCCTGCACAGTTCACCA GTGAAATTGTGTGTGATGCAGCAGGAGGCCAACCTACTGACAGTCTAATGCACAGCGG TTTCCTGTTGGCTGCCGGAGCTTGTGCAGGCAGgactcctcccccctctccttcctTACGCACCTCTCCACGCCCTGTCAG GCCTGCTGAGTTATGTGGCAGTAGTTACAGCCAGTCTGTTCCCATCCCTGTGCCCACTCAGATTCACAACTACCAGCGTATGGAGCAGAACCTGCACAGCCCCTCCAG GACTGCATTACCCATGCAGCACTGCTGTGGCAAAGCAGGAAGTCCCTCTCCTGTCACCTCAGAGGGAGAAGCTGCACCCATCTACAGGAAGCTGTCAACCGGGGTCTGTCGGCCTAACCAGCCCTCACCACTGG TTGGCACCATCCCTGAGAGACCTGATCAGTCTTCTCCTCGGGGCACGCGGACTGGCATGCAGGGGCGAG ACCTGAGCCCTCAGTACAAAATTCAGACCCGGGTGTCGGTCGAGCGCCACACAGACCTGGGAACAGATGCCCCTCTGAGTCACAGGAAGAGATCCCACAGGCAAAGCCCGGACCCCACTGTGCCTAAA TTTGACCTCCACAGACGGCCCAGTTCCCAGAATCTCCTGGGGCCCCGCATCCGCACTGTGCCCAACCTAAAGGAGCTGGAGGGCGGCCAGGGCACCGTGCCCACTCTCACCCGACACGCTGTGGACAGGAGAGAGTCTGTGAagag ATCGATGAGCACAGGCCGCCTGTCAGATATGTTGCTGAAGGCTGTGTTTGGAGCACAGCTAGACCGTGGCAGCACAGACAGCCTTAATATGGAGAGACCTATGGAcacaacag GGGTTGGAGGGAGTCCCTCACGGGCCATCTTCACAGTGGGCTCCCCAGGCTctgccccctctcctccactgacCAGCAGGCCCAGACTCTTAACCG TGGGCTCCACCAGCCCGGTGAGCGCAGACTGGACCTACGGGGTTCGTCAGGCCCAGGCTGGAGTGCAGGGGGACGGCTGCGACTGCAACATGGGCCCCCTGAGCAGAGGCGTCGCCTTTGAGCCCCCAGAGCTGCCGGAGGAGACTCTCATGGAG CAGGAACACACGGAGGCACTAGGCCATCTCCGCTTCATCCTGGCCTTCTCCCACTGCATCATGGAGATCGCGGCTGCAAAGGACTCTGGGATTGAGACGTGCGATGCCCCAGACGCCTCGTTCCTGGAACAGAGCGTAGTGGCTGACCAGATCAGCTTGCTGAGCCGCGAATGGAG CTATGCTGAGCAGCTGGTCCTGTATATGAAGAGTGCTGAACTGCTGTCATCTGTTATACATACTGCGATGGAGGACATCAAGCAGGGCAAACTCTACGCCTCCTGCTCCGTCAAACAGG TGGTGCGTAAGCTGAACGAGCTGTACAAGTCTAGTGTGAgttcctctcgctctctcaacgCCCGGCTGCAGCTCTTCTTCACCACCAAACAGAGGCTCATGGACCGCATCAACAGCATCACGGCCGAGAAGCTCATCTACGCCCACACAGTGAACATG GTCCAGTCCACAGCCCTTGATGAGATGTTTCACCAGGGCGAGGCCTCGGTGGAGCGCTACCACAAAGCCCTGCTACTGATGGAGGGGCTCACCTTCATCATCACAGAACCAGCAGACATACACAACATTGACAAGT GTAAACAGTGCATACAAAGGCGCCTCTCTGCCCTGCAGCCTGGCACATACGTGTGA